Proteins encoded by one window of Rhodamnia argentea isolate NSW1041297 chromosome 6, ASM2092103v1, whole genome shotgun sequence:
- the LOC115727814 gene encoding D-galacturonate reductase-like produces MGVTQVPEISVGSCDRTMPVIGMGTSTNPPPDPETAKAAMLEAMRAGYRHFDTAFAYGSEKPLGEAMAEALRLGLVKSRDEFFITTKLWSSFAEKDMIVPAMKMSLSNLQLEYVDMYLIHWPVRLSKEVTNMPVKKREYILPLDIKSVWEAMEEGKNLGLTKGIGVSNFSCKKLEELLSTAKIPPAVNQVEMSPIWQQKQLREYCTQKGIHIGAYSPLGAYNTKWGHNRVVECDVLGEIAKARGKTPAQVSLRWLYEQGVSIVTKSFNKQRMRENLDIFGWSLTEEDSERIAQLPQKKGLLFADVIGPYDISLEIDAEI; encoded by the exons ATGGGAGTGACTCAAGTTCCCGAGATAAGCGTAGGCTCCTGCGACCGGACCATGCCAGTGATCGGCATGGGGACGTCAACCAACCCCCCGCCCGATCCAGAGACCGCCAAGGCCGCCATGCTCGAGGCCATGAGAGCCGGGTACCGCCATTTCGACACCGCCTTCGCATACGGCTCTGAGAAGCCGCTTGGGGAGGCGATGGCCGAGGCCCTGCGTCTCGGCCTGGTGAAGTCCAGGGATGAGTTCTTCATCACCACCAAGCTGTGGAGCTCCTTTGCGGAGAAGGACATGATCGTGCCCGCCATGAAGATGAGTCTAAG TAACCTCCAACTAGAGTATGTGGACATGTACCTGATCCACTGGCCGGTGAGGCTGAGCAAAGAGGTGACGAATATGCCGGTCAAGAAGAGGGAGTACATACTTCCCCTGGACATAAAGTCGGTTTGGGAAGCCATGGAAGAGGGCAAGAACCTGGGTCTCACCAAGGGCATTGGAGTCAGCAACTTCTCTTGCAAGAAGCTGGAGGAGCTGCTATCAACTGCCAAAATCCCTCCCGCAGTTAATCAG GTGGAAATGAGCCCCATTTGGCAGCAGAAGCAGTTGAGGGAGTACTGCACTCAGAAGGGCATCCACATAGGCGCTTACTCTCCCTTGGGTGCCTACAACACCAAGTGGGGACACAACAGAGTTGTGGAATGTGATGTCCTGGGAGAGATTGCCAAAGCCAGAGGCAAAACACCTGCtcag GTTTCTCTGAGATGGTTGTATGAGCAAGGAGTGAGCATCGTGACAAAGAGCTTCAACAAGCAGAGGATGAGGGAAAACCTCGACATCTTCGGCTGGTCTCTCACTGAAGAGGATTCGGAAAGGATCGCTCAACTTCCTCAGAAGAAGGGTCTTTTGTTTGCTGATGTCATAGGACCATACGACATTAGTCTGGAAATTGATGCAGAAATATGA
- the LOC115727805 gene encoding D-galacturonate reductase-like: MGVTQVPEISVGSCDRTMPVIGMGTAAYPTPDPDTTKAAILEAIGAGYRHFDTAFAYGSEKPLGEAIAEALRLGLVKSRDELFITTKLWSSFAEKDMILPAMKMSLSNLRLEYVDMFLIHWPVRLSKEVKKLPAEKREYILPLDMKSVWEAMEECKNLGLTKGIGVSNFSCKKMEELLATAKIPPAVNQVEMNPIWQQKQLREYCNAKGIHITAYSPLGANNTKWGDNRVMECDVLGEIAKARGKTPAQVSLRWLYEQGVSIVTKSFNKQRMRENLDIFSWSLTEEDSERIAQLPQKKGVLFADVIGPYDISLELDAEI, translated from the exons ATGGGAGTGACTCAAGTTCCTGAGATAAGCGTAGGCTCCTGCGACCGGACCATGCCTGTGATCGGCATGGGGACGGCGGCGTACCCCACGCCCGATCCGGATACCACCAAGGCCGCCATACTGGAGGCTATCGGAGCCGGGTACCGCCACTTCGACACCGCATTCGCGTACGGCTCCGAGAAGCCGCTCGGGGAGGCGATCGCCGAGGCCCTGCGTCTCGGCCTGGTGAAGTCCAGGGACGAGCTCTTCATCACCACCAAGCTGTGGAGCAGCTTCGCGGAGAAGGACATGATCCTGCCCGCCATGAAGATGAGTCTAAG TAACCTCCGACTAGAGTACGTCGACATGTTCCTGATCCACTGGCCGGTGAGGCTGAGCAAAGAGGTGAAGAAATTGCCGGCTGAGAAGAGGGAGTACATCCTTCCCCTGGACATGAAGTCGGTTTGGGAAGCCATGGAAGAGTGCAAGAACCTGGGCCTCACCAAGGGCATTGGAGTCAGCAACTTCTcctgcaagaagatggaggagcTGCTAGCAACTGCCAAAATCCCTCCCGCAGTTAATCAG GTGGAAATGAACCCCATTTGGCAGCAGAAGCAGTTGAGGGAGTACTGCAATGCAAAGGGCATCCACATAACCGCTTACTCTCCCTTGGGTGCTAACAACACCAAGTGGGGAGACAACAGAGTTATGGAATGTGATGTCCTGGGAGAGATTGCCAAAGCTAGAGGCAAGACACCTGCtcag GTTTCTCTGAGATGGTTGTATGAGCAAGGAGTGAGCATCGTGACAAAGAGCTTCAACAAGCAGAGGATGAGGGAGAACCTCGACATCTTCAGCTGGTCTCTCACCGAAGAGGATTCGGAAAGGATCGCTCAACTTCCTCAGAAGAAGGGCGTTTTGTTTGCTGATGTCATAGGACCATACGATATTAGTCTGGAACTTGATGCAGAAATTTGA